From the Rhodoferax sp. WC2427 genome, one window contains:
- the rpmH gene encoding 50S ribosomal protein L34: MKRTYQPSKIKRARTHGFMVRMKTRGGRAVINARRAKGRKRLAV; the protein is encoded by the coding sequence ATGAAACGCACTTACCAACCGTCGAAAATCAAGCGTGCCCGTACCCATGGTTTCATGGTCCGCATGAAAACCCGTGGCGGCCGTGCTGTCATCAACGCCCGCCGCGCCAAAGGCCGCAAGCGTCTGGCTGTCTAA